CTCCCCAAGGCTCTGCCCAGCCCTACCTCATGAACTTCTCCATGACCTCCTCCACCCACATCTGCAGTCTCAGGAAGCTGATGCCGTAGTGCCACCAGAGGCGGAAGAGGTTCAGCAGGTACCAGTCTGTCTCCTCCAGCACGAAGTTCTCCCCATTGAAGATGGcgctcctgcctcccacctcgCGCCGGTGCCGCAGCCCTGAGGAGACAATGAAGAGGCCCTTAGGTCCCCTACAGAGGCCCCCCTGAACCCCAGGGGAACCTAGCAATGCCAGAAGCTTAAATTCAGGGCCATCCTGAAGGATGGCTCCACTAAAGGGAATGTGACACTATGTTTGGTGCATCTGTGCTGCTTGTTCAACAACAGTAAACAGTGTGCTGGGGAGATGTCTGGCCCGCCTAgtcaacaaagaaatgaaaattaaactcaTATTCCGTTTTAGATGTTTTCCTAACAGGGATCCACTCAGCCATGAGTGAGGGAGATTCAGTCGTCATCCTGGATCGTCTAGGGGCTGAGAGCCACGGGGCTTGCTCTGGAATGGTGGCCCGGGGCACCAAGGCCACAGGGAAGAAATCACAGCTCCTGATAACCACCTGCACTCTACAACTAACAGAGCACCGAAGCTTTGGATCTCACTTCATCCTCTCACAGTCTCGGGAGAGGCAGAACAAGAGTCAGTATCCCCCAGgtaaagatggatggatggaaaatGAGGCTTAGAGATTATAGGGCCTGCCCTAAGTCatggacttttctttctttccctcctatTCCTGTCCCTAAATCACAAAGTTCCCCTACCCAGACGCAACCAGTAAGTATATTCCTTCACCATCCTTCTAGAGATCTTTTGTGCCAACACTTATAAATGTGTACACATCTGTGAGCTGTCTCTCCCTCCACCTACCCCCATATACTATTAATATACACAGTGGCCTGCACCTTACTGACATGTGCATCTTAAGAGAGTGTTCTATACCTGGGCATACAGGACTTGGCTACTGAATAGTCTGCTGTGTGCTTAAACAATATTTAGTCTCAGATCCTAGTGGATGGGCAGGTagaatattttcaactttttactattacaaacagtgctgtaaCGAGTAACCTTGTGTGTCTGCTGCTCTGTACATCTGTGAGCACACTTACGGGATCACTTCTGAGAAGTGGAATTTCTGCATCCAGTGGTACATATATTTGTGGTTTTGACAGATGCTGCTGGGGTTGAATCTCAGCTCTCTCGCTTATTAGCTGTAGGGCCTTAGCCCAGGTGTATGAGCCTCAGTTGCCTTGGGAGGAGATACAGCACCCATCTTGCAGGCTGGTAGGAGGATTAGAAGTAATGTCTATGTATGACCCAGAAGGAtgccaggtgcttggcaagcacaCAGCATGTGGAAGCCGTTATGATTATAGATTACTGAGAAGCAGTAAACTGATGGGGAGAGAAACTagtctgggggtggggctgtCAAACCTGAATTCTAATCCGGGCTCTGCAACTAACTCACTGTGTAACCTCAGGCAAGTTCCTTCCCCTCTCTGGTCTCAGCtgctccatctgtaaaatgaggagattGGGCACATGACCTTCTGGCCTTGACCATCTGGGTCACCTGGGAAGGGCCCGAGGGCTGCCGCCAGCCCAAGGATGGTGCACTCACCCAGCTGCTTGACGAAACCCTGCATGTGGAGGCTCAGGGAGTGAAAGGAGGCGGCGCCACTCTCATAGTGCTGCTTGTTGACGGAGATGGTGGCTAGGCGGCCGCCCACGGTCCCCTTCTCAAACACGTCGATCTGCACCCGGGGGCCAAAGTGCTGTTGGAGGAAGTGGGCCACAGCAGAGCCCCCGATTCCAGCTCCAACCACAGCTGTCATCAGGCCCAGGAGGCAGGCGTGGGGAGAGACAGAGCAGGGGTGTGAGACTGTGGGTCACTCCTTCTCAGTCTCCTGGGCCAGTGGTTTCCTAGGTACTCGCATCTCATAGGCTTCTAACATCTCAAAAAGGAAATCTGTAGACTAGTGCTTAGTAAAGTGTTAGCTTCTCAGTCtttccgattctttgcaaccccatgaactatagcctgctaggctcctccaccatggaattcgccaggcagtAAAGCTATCAAACAGCAAAGTACAACCTGCAAACTACCACCTACTATAAcccttattttataaagaaaaagacaagttaGCAGCAAAGGGGCAGGGAAGAATCTCAAAATTTATTTAAGGGAATAAATCTAGCTTTATACAAACTcattgaaagtcaaagtgaaagtcactcagtcgtgtctgactctttgcaaccccatggactgtatgtagcctgcctggctgctctgtccatggaattctccaggccagaatactgttcccttttctaggggatcttcccaacccagggatcgaacccaggtctctcacattgcaggtggattctttaccatctgagccaccagggatatttTACTATGAATTGGTGAATACCTGGTCACTGCCAGGTAATTAGGTTAGATTAGTATTAGGAATCCACTCCTTAatccaggggttggcaaactacagCCTGAGAGCCAAATCAAGgcagatttctgtttttgtaagGTGAAGCTTTATTGGAATGGAACCATGCACTTTCTTTTGCTTATTGGCTATGGCTCTTTCATGCCAGGCAGAGTTGAGTAAAGTTGGAACAGAGGCTATAAGcacagcctaaaatatttactctctggcatTTAACTTAAGAAGTCAGCCAACCCTTGGTCTATTGCAACTTCTCACCTGACACTTAAGTCATTTCCACATCCATGTTTGCCAAGCCTCGAATGCACCCTGTGACAGATAACTAGTCACTATATAGGGCACTCTATTCCACTTTGGACTCTTGTTATAGTTTCAGCTTTTTGACATCTTTTTGGGTCTTACCTACTGTCTTtacttctcctccttctttccttagTTGCAAACTTAGTTCATATACCACCAATATTCTGATCCAAGTCACTGAGAAAAgtgtgttactggtcagggctcTGAGGTGCTGCTAGGAACCACTGACCAAACAGATAGTAATCATTACACAGCACTGAGAGGATAGTGAAGCAGCTGTGAAGCTACTGAGTTGGACAGCCACGCTACCCACAGTTTTTGCCCACCAGGTATCTAAGACACAGCTTTCCTCTCACCTGACAATCTAGTAACATATCAAAGAGAAGGAGATTTGTCCTTACTAGACCCatgttgggctttccaggtggcgcagtagtcaagaatttgcctgccaatgtaggaggtaCAAGAGACGCacgttcgatccttggatcaggaagatcccctggaggaggaaatggcaaaacccactccagtattcgcgTGCGCAcgtgtgcacgcgcacacacacacacacccacttgTTGGATCCTAAGACTACTAACTCTTGTCAAGAAGGCAAAACTACAAGTTGCTTTATGATCTGGTCTCCATTTACTTATTCCATGTCCTGCCTCAGCCTTGCAACACTCCACCTTTTTGTCtgcctcaatttctttttttggccataccatgcagCATAtggatcttaattccttgaccagggatagaactcgtgccccctgtagtggaagcacagagtctcaaccactggactgccaggttaGTCCCCTGCCTCAGCTTCTTTTGCTGTGGAACAGACTTCGCCCTGTCAGGCCTGTGCCTTTGCCCACGTCGTTCCCTTTGTCAGAAACGCTCTGTTGTCTTTTGCCTTGCTGACCTCTGTGGCCCTTATATGTCATTCTTAGCTGGCTGGCCTGACCTGCCTAAGACAACTGTCCCTCCTACATATTCCCACAGCATACTCTCCTTACCCTGGCCTGGTCCATGGGACACTACTCAAATGATCTGTCAAGGACTGAGGGTCCCTATGTCCCCAGATTCTGGCAGGCAGTAGAGCTCACTATTGCATTTTGAAAGAACAAATTACTTCTTTATTCTCAGTGTTTACAAAGCCGCTTCCAAGGATACCCTTTAACCTTTTAAACCAAGTGCTTCCCACCCTTTCCATTTTTGACAAAGCCCTGAATTaccctttccccaccccccaccccagagaaATTGCTATCACAAGACCTGGAAGCTGCCTAAAGGCTATAGGGAAGCAGAAGACCTCATCTCACTAAGAAATGGCTCCTTCAACACCAATGACCTGACACCTGCTCTCTAGTCTGTGGTAAGATTTGCTGGACATAGAATGAATGGAACAGAGAGGGCCCTGTAGCAATGTAGATTGGGATCCTGGAGGATAGTGGGTTTTACCAGTGAGCAGAAACCCATTCTCTGCAGAGAGAACAGCATAAGCAGGGCCCGGGTGGGATTCTGGGGGACTTTTAAGGGTCTGATGCCACACCGAGGTGTTCAGATTTGATCATGAAGCAGCCTGAGGGTTACAACATCTTAACAGGAAGCCCCTCATTCCCATTGTGGGTAGAGTCCAAGCCACTGAGGATGCACAGAGGCTCTTATCAGAGCAGTGAGGAAAATTAAGAAAGTTGCAGGAAGCTTGGCATTGCCAAATCTCTTGCCTTGATGATGCCTGGGGTGAAGTGGGTAGGACCAGCTGGAATGAGGCAGGCAGCAAGTTCTGCATTGGCAGAAATGGTTGAGCTGTGAGAAGGTCCTACCCCTTCCTCAGTGGTCACTGGTAAATGCCATGCTCTGCTGCCCTTTCTCAAGAGATGCGGGAGCCCTGCACATCAAGACCTTGCCTGCCTCATTCTTCCCCATCCTTCAAAGCCTGGCTCCAAATCCATCTCCTTCATCAAGCCTTCTCTATCCATTCCAGCTCTCAGGATTCTCTCTCCTCTGAAAACCCTAAATGTTTAGTCCTAAATTGATTTCTGGCACGCTTCAGCCTGTCTTAATCCTTTATGGCCTGAGCTGGGGTTTGGTAATGCAGACCTTAGCACTGCACTGGCCCCATTATGTCTGTGGTATTCCCATGGGGCAGCCCTCCCTCCGAGTGAGAGTCACTCCTCTCCCACACCAGAAACCCAGCATCTCTGTCTACAGGAATCTGATATATGAGGGACTTGAAAATCTTTGATTCATGTTGaattaaaatgacaaatgttaagagaaaaaaagtataaacaaaTATGGAATGTTAGTCAGTTATATACATGATGAAGTATTTAGAAGTATGTCCTCATGTCtgcaatttattttgaaaagcattAAAATCTAAGATGGATTAATGGACATGTGATAGGTCTGTGATAAAGCAAATATAGTAGCAGTTTCTTAACAACAGAATCTAGGTGCTGGGTAAAGAGATGATCAATGTGTAAGTCTTTCAACTTTGGTCtaggtttgaaaattttcaacataaaatgttggggggaaaaaagcaaataaataagaagaCTGCTGTGAAAAATTCCTCATTTTGTCATTCAACAAATCTGTCCCCAGAGGACTTACCATGGTTTCTGTCTCTCCTAGAACTGTCTCCTACCCTCCATGAGGTTTTTGGCTTAGATGTTGCTTCTAGGAAGCCCTCCCAGAGCCCACAAAGACGGGTGACTGCCCTTCCTCTATATTCACagtctttctcagcctcagcactaaCTTCCTTGTATTGTGCAGTCTCTCCTCCTCCGGACAGGAACTATGAACCAGTGCCTGCTACACAGACGACCCTCAATAAACCTGTGTGAATGACATCATCCAGACAGACCAGAGTCCTGGGGGCACCTGGCAAAGAGCCAGGTCGAGGGCAGATACTTAACGCCCCTGAACCTTCTGGTGAGATCAGTGACCAGTCCTGCCCCAAGGGTCTTTTCTGCCCCAGGTAGCCCTGGACACAGGCCcacgcctccctccccatcagcACCTTGCCTACTGCGGTCCCCTTCCTCGCCCAGTCGCAGTGCCTCGGCTCTTCTCCACCCAGCTCCTCTCCCGAGGACCCCTCCCTCGTCCAGctgccttccccttcccccatccaGCTGCTCCCGGCTGACAACCCTTTTCCCTCGCAGCCCTCCCCAGATCTACACCCCACCCAGTCCTTCCCGCACCGATTTTACTGGGCCGGGCATCGCCTGTAGCGGCGGCAGCGAGGAGCGCGGCCAGCGCGGCGAGGAGCCGGGCAGCGTGGGCCATGGCGGGCAGCGATGGGGGCAGCACGCCGGGGCTCGGGCACTGGAGGGTTGGCGCTgggctccccgccccgccccagcgCCCAGATGGCTCTTCCGCCTTCCAGCCTCGCTGGTCACAGCTTCTTATTGGACAAGCGGCAGTCCCTCTTCGGCACGAGGCCCTCATTAGCCGCATCTCTCTAGGGGCAGGCTCTGTCATTGGCAACTTCTCCGTCCCGCCTCCTGGATGCGGTTTCCTCATTGGCTGGCTTGTCTTGCTCCGGCGCAGGTGCGCGCGCTTTGGGTACTCAGCATCAGGACCCGGGCCCAGCTCCGGGGAGATTGATGATAGAGAAAGAACTGCAGCTTTGACGATCTCCGTTCAAATCCAACCTCTGAGCGTTAGTAGCTCTGTAACGTGCCTTCTCCGTGTCCCATACAGTCTCCTGCTCTACCTTTCTAGGTGGTTGTGACAATCACGTGAAATAAGGCACGTGAAATCACTTGGCAGTGTCTGCAAGTGCTGGAGATTGCTGACCAACCATGCAGCCAGGATGGCTAGACGCTACTTGTTTCAGCATGCTGAAACAAAGCCAGATGCTTTCCAGACTGCTGTTAGTTACCACGTGTCTTTGCGGCTTTGACACACAGTTTGTGTCTCTGCCTTCTGCTTCAAAAACAAAAGGTAAGAGTTTCATCCACTCTTAGAGGGGAGAGGAAaggtagaaagaagagataaactCCATTTTCACTctctaaggaaacaaaagcagcTTCACTATGGCTAGTTAGCTACAGTATAAAGGACAGATTTCCtctcacagaaaataaaattggggatgagtttcaaaataaaataaggaaaattcatGTGTATTCAGTCAGATTATGGCTaagaatagaaatagaaaggACTCTGTGAAGAGTAAAAGGTCATAGAGCTGAGATTACAGCCAACTTTGTGAGTCTTAACATGGCCAAACTGGATTATTAGTAAAATGGTAGATGAATAAATATGCatttctcataaaaaaaaaaaaaaaccccaaaaaacactTTTTGGTAATATTTATGTTAAAATGCAAAACCAGACTCAAGATACTCCTTTAAATTactatgttttctttttggccTCACTCTGTGGCGTGTAATCTGCATTtcaacttgtgccccctgcattgggagcagtcttaaccactggaatgccagggaagtgCCTTCCTTAATCATCTTTTAAAACAAGCATTCGTTGATCGCTTTGTGCCATGTTCTCTTATGTGCTAACAGTATGATCCatgcagtatttttttaatagggtaaaatcatattaaaactcaactttgcttttaattttagtaaGTAAAGTaaatgttgctcagtcatgtccgactctttgtgatcccatggactgtaaactaccaggttcctccgaccataggattctccaggcaagaatactggagtggattgccatttccttttccagatcttcccaacccagggattgaacccaggtctcctgcattgtaggcagacggtttaccatctgagccaatttTAGGGTCCTTGGTAATTCTAGATTTTACAGCTCTTTTCTCCTGTTAGGAAAAAATTCTTCCAATCCCACAATACCATGTGTATCAAAGTTGTAGGACAAATTCAAAAAAGCTGTTTAAGAGGAAAAGCAAGGAGCCATAATTCTGGTGGCCAAGGTACTAGTAGTGAGACTGGGAGTGGGGTTGGGTGATTCCATCAGTTatttattgctgcataacaaactaccccaaaacttagtggctaaagGTAACACTTTTTTTTGCCCATAAATCTGCACATTGGGCAGGACTCAGTGAGATGTCATCTGTTCCATGTGATGTCAGATGGGGCTGTTCCACTGGGGACTGGAAAGTCCACTTTCAAAGTGGCTCACTAAGGTGGCTGGCAGGTTGGTGCTGGCTGTCAGCTAAAAGCTCAGCCATGGCCCTTGGTTCTACTCCACTGGCTACCTGAGTTGGCTCTTTGGTTTGATGGCCAGGTATCAAGAGTGAGCATCCAGAGACAGGAAGGTGTGGGTCAGAAACCAGCAGTGTCACCTCCCTATAATCTACTGGTTCAGATTCAAGGAGATTTCAAAGCTGTTTTAAAACCTCCAGTGAATTTGAGAATGGAAAAGAGTAAGGATATACTTACCAACTAGCTCTGGGATTGTGAGAAACAATGGATTATGGAGCCAGGGTGGGAAGAATGATGAAAATGCAAAGCCAAAACTACAGAAAAGGCTGGCTACAAAGAGGGGCACTTAGCCAGGAGGCTGGGTATGTGGAAGCCAGTGGAGAAGCAGAGGTAAAGACAAGGCTAGGCAAAGGTTGGGAAGAGCACGTGGAAGCAGGCAGCCACATGCCAGTAATTGGATTGAGAGGATGGTCAGAAGTTCTGCAGTTCGAGTAAAATGATTAAAGCAGGTAAGATGATTAGAACCAAGAAGCAGGCACAAGAATATAAGGCAGTGCCAGAcagaaaggcagaaataaataGGAGTCTAGATTGAAGAAATACATAGAAATTAGAAGGAAGCAAGTCAAGGAGGTAAAAAAACAGACAAGACTTCAACACCAAGGCAAAATGACTGCACTGCATCCACTGGCCTGGGCAGCTGTGAGACCCCAAGTTCCCTCCACTGAGCGTCAACAGGTCGGTCAGCAATCAGTGAAGTGACCATGTCAATACACAGTATGATTCTGGCAGACAGTAAATACATGAAACGCAGTAATTTCAATTAAGGTTTTATTAACGTTTCTGAAGATTATATTTCACCTTTGTCTTCTCTGATTTTGCTTTAGTGTTTAAGgatgtttcttcatttattaaatcCTTTGCCATGAAAGAGCACCACGTAACTTATGTCAGTACAAACTGAATGATTCTTTTATAGTGGTAAGGAAAATCCACCAAAGATTCATAAAATCTAAGTACTAAGACACCAAGGTCCCTCTTCACATAAGCCAAAGCTTCCTTACACATATCATCTACATGCCAACAGTATCTTTTTACTTTACCATCAAGATGAAAATAAGAGAGCCGAGACCACCTTATTTCTCCAGTCTAAAAATGTACACTTCCTCAGTATAGtttaaacagacacacacaaaaaacagaagttgaaaggaaaataattcacTGTGACTGATTaacttacaattatttttttatagtcAAGCACCAGTCTTCCCCTTCCCCTAGACTTTAGGCAactatgaaaacaaacaaaaaacaatgtgtataaaaagcaataaaaataaatattcgaGGGCCTACTGTAATAGGCAATTTGcacatttcatttaatcctcgtAATAGTTTGAGAATTGTAACTATTTTACAAACATGGAAGCAGGCTCAGAAGAGTGAAGTGACTAGGCTGGGAATTATGTTCAAGTTGATGCTTACTAAGCATATGCTCTGTTATGCTGTGCTGGCTCCTGAAAGCCTTTCCACTTTTTGAGATTCTGTTACAGCTCCAGCTTCTAAATTTATACTTTTAACTCTGCAAAACTACTGAATAATAGAAGAATCTAAAATTATTCTCAATCTACTTGCTAAAACAGGAGGTTGCAAAGAATACTGAAAAACTCTTCAAGTAATCAGAACATTCCACACCTAAAATTATGGTTATTCTAATTCATTTGTAATGAATAGCTAGTGATCCAAGAACAAATGGAAAATCATAATTGCCTCACTTTCTTATTGTCACTATTTGTCATTCTCAAAggaatgaaggcaaaagagaagagacAAATTCCCATTGTGAAATCTGACTGCTCATTACATTTACAGGATGTACTTAGTGGAATGCCAAGAGGTTCTGGTTTTAAAATCTCACCACCAGTCTTGTTTGCATCTTAGAAGtatgcatttgttttttaaagtgtctAATCTGGTGGAGGTGGTAGTACCCATTAGGGGATGGTTTTGAGGATGCATCTGTGTCGTGTGCTGAACTATCTATGATGTCTAAGAGGCTGTTTCACCACCCCACAGAATGGGGTCATAgattctagaagaaatggatttattttatgGGAAAGTAACTTAAACCTAAACCTAACAACAGTTAATTGTCTGTTGGGGGTATATTTGCATGTTCATTATAGAACTGTTGAATCTTAAACACTGAAGTTAATATCTAGTTGTTTCTTACTTAAGTTCTCACTGAAATTTAGTTTACTAGTTTTAGAGATTTGTTTTTTTTGAGTCCAGTCCTAAAAAGACTGTTTTTACACATAGTCTGAAGAAACTGAAAGGGTGAGATTAGATCATTAAGGCGACTTCTAACATTAAAATATCTATAAAGACCTCCTTTCTAATGTTCGATTGATATATACATCATTCATTCACTAACTCATTTACTGAATAAATTTTTTATAGAACACTATCTAtaagactgaaataaaaaatatacacataggCTCATTACCTCTAGGAGGTCAGTACATAAAAGGGGAGCTAAATGTTTACATGTGACATAAGACAGATAAAAAAACTAGGATATAAAGCTAGTTAATGTAAGAGAGGTAGTGAATTGTGagtacccccccaaaaaaaaccccaaaacaaaaactCCAAGCCCATTATAACTAAATCAAATGAGGAATCATAAGAACCTAACATTTTTTGGTCCTGACCGCCTCCCTACATAATCTAATCATGGATCACAAGATAAATCTGACAAAGTGGCAGAGGATTTAAGGGCCAGTGGAAAGAGAAATTGTGGTAAACTACTTGCATAGACCAGTTTAGGTCATTAGCTGTTGGCGCTGCCTCAATTTCCCTGAAATGATTATACACCCAGGGAGgctgaaaataatttgaagacaACTCAGTAAGGAAAGCACAAGGTTTTTTGGCCAGACTTGCTTGCAAGGGACCTGGTATCTTGATTTCTTGCCAGTCTCTGTCTTCCAAGTCTTTCCTGGGGCCTTAGCCTTGTAAATGGGATTTGAAAAGGGAAATGAGTGTGAATATGAAGTCCACCTGGCAGAAACTATAAGGACAAAAGACggttagaagaaaaataaaatgaaaagagtagGCTCTGAAAATCTATGTGCATAAAAATCAATCCAAATGATTTAAATTCATACAGCTATAAAGCTTTATAATTTCAGTACCCAAATGTTAAACCAATCCCTACCACCTCCTCTTCCCACCAAATTCAAGATCGTATTCAATTTCTGTTATAGGGACCAGAAATGAACGTTTAGTTGAAAACACATAAACATACAACTCATTTCCAcctttaaaaaagattttggaTTGAAAGTCATCAGAGtaccaattttaaaataattttcttcaacACATTTTGATAAGGCCACAGGAACACTTGTCACATTGTTCAAATGCCCAATGGCAAGACTTCTGATGAGACCAAACAGGTCACATTAAATCAAGAGTATCTCAGAAATAAAGCCAATATGACTAAATCCAAAACAGATCACATGAAGTACCTCATGTACAATACGAACCTAgtttaataaataaaggaatcaCAGGTGACTGCACTCTGGGAGAACATGCAGTTCCTCTGGGCCCATTCATAGTCTTCTCTGAGACTCTACTGCCACTTCCACCTGGGCAAGTCTAATGGTGCGGCCATGAAGCTTGTAGCCATCTTGCCTTACGAATGCCACGGTGCCAGGCTGCACCCCAACACCAGCTGGCACGTGACAAATGAGTTCATGCTCATGAGGGTCATATTTGTCACCGATGGGTGTCATCTTCTCCAGGCCGTGTTTGGCGAACACACTTTTCAGCTTTGCTTCTAAAAGTGACAATCCTCGGAAGATCTTCTCCAGAGTGAGCTTCTGGTCCGCAGGCTCTGTTTCTTCAGAAATACACTCTGTAGTCTTCTCCAAAATGTCTGCGACCTCCACCAAATCCTTACAGAAACTCTGAATTCCTACAGAGAAACCAGACACTTACTGTTTGTGAGGAAATCACTGTTCTTGAGAGCAGAGTTTGGGGAAGGCTCAAAGAGGTGGCTGGTATACTAGGTACCCCAGGAAATGCAAAGACTGCCACATGGGATTCGAGGATCATCACCAGTGATTACCCTCGCAACCAAACTGATGAGCCAACATTTCTCTTAAAACACATACATCTAGGAAGCCACTTAGGAGATGGGGAAGATCGTTAGAACCCAAGAACTAGGTAAGACTATGTACAAAAGGTTCAGAAAcgtgtctttttaaaaacttgactTAGTTTTATATGCTTGTTTTATCTAtggggtgaaggacagggaggcctggtatgctgcagtccatggggtgcaaagagtcggaagtgactgagtgactgaacaactcacctttacatatattttgaaaattcctGCCTGTCTCATTTGTGCTAAGGCATGCATTCTCAATAGGAAGAAGACGTTCATTGATGGGGGAATAATAAAAGAGGAGTTGACAA
The DNA window shown above is from Bos indicus x Bos taurus breed Angus x Brahman F1 hybrid chromosome 7, Bos_hybrid_MaternalHap_v2.0, whole genome shotgun sequence and carries:
- the GRPEL2 gene encoding grpE protein homolog 2, mitochondrial, yielding MAARLLWAVRRRIQPLAAHAASEGRGWLHPFSTATQRTAGEDCNSEDPPDELGPSLAERALKLKAVKLEKEVQDLTVRYQRAVADSENIRRRTQRCVEDAKIFGIQSFCKDLVEVADILEKTTECISEETEPADQKLTLEKIFRGLSLLEAKLKSVFAKHGLEKMTPIGDKYDPHEHELICHVPAGVGVQPGTVAFVRQDGYKLHGRTIRLAQVEVAVESQRRL